One Candidatus Rokuibacteriota bacterium genomic window carries:
- a CDS encoding cation diffusion facilitator family transporter: MNPETPVAEDARIRLRAGLISLVVSVLLLAAKYQAYRMTGSTAVLSDALESIVNVVAALFALGGLLFAGRPADRNHPYGHGKIEFFSAAFEGGLIAFASVLIVYEVAQSLLAGPEVRQIGTGVLIVLGAGLVNLGLGWYLVRTGRRYQSLTLVADGQHVIADFWTSVGVVVGLLLVHLTGRAWLDPLVALLVALSLLWTGFRLVRHAAGGLLDEEDPVLLSRVLNALQGYVGHGVIRVHHLRAIRSGRFHHVEAHLVVPEFWSVERAHDVSEDVAARVIRDLGVEGEMVFHTDPCHRTYCAVCDLEDCPIRREPFLKVTPLTLEEAVQPDMPHPAP; this comes from the coding sequence GTGAACCCCGAGACCCCGGTTGCCGAAGACGCGCGCATCCGGCTCCGTGCGGGCCTGATCTCCCTGGTGGTCTCCGTGCTCTTGCTGGCGGCCAAGTACCAGGCCTACCGCATGACCGGCTCCACGGCGGTGCTCTCCGACGCCCTCGAGTCCATCGTCAACGTCGTCGCCGCCCTCTTCGCGCTTGGCGGCCTGCTCTTCGCCGGGCGCCCCGCCGACCGCAACCACCCCTACGGCCACGGCAAAATCGAGTTCTTCTCGGCGGCCTTCGAGGGCGGCCTCATCGCCTTCGCCTCGGTCCTGATCGTCTACGAGGTCGCGCAGAGCCTTCTCGCCGGGCCCGAGGTCAGGCAGATCGGCACGGGAGTCTTGATCGTCCTCGGGGCCGGGCTCGTCAACTTGGGCCTCGGCTGGTACCTGGTGCGCACCGGCCGCCGTTACCAGTCGCTGACCCTGGTCGCCGACGGCCAGCACGTCATCGCGGATTTCTGGACGAGCGTGGGCGTCGTCGTCGGGCTCCTGCTCGTGCACCTGACGGGCCGCGCGTGGCTCGACCCGCTGGTGGCCCTGCTGGTGGCGCTGTCGCTGCTGTGGACGGGCTTCCGGCTCGTGCGTCACGCCGCGGGCGGGCTCCTCGATGAGGAGGACCCCGTGCTGTTGAGTCGCGTGCTCAACGCGCTCCAGGGCTACGTCGGCCACGGCGTCATCCGCGTGCATCACCTGCGCGCCATCCGCTCCGGGCGATTCCACCACGTCGAAGCGCACCTGGTGGTGCCGGAGTTCTGGAGCGTGGAGCGGGCCCACGACGTCTCGGAGGACGTGGCCGCCCGCGTGATCCGTGACCTGGGCGTCGAGGGGGAGATGGTCTTCCACACCGACCCCTGCCACCGGACGTACTGCGCAGTCTGCGACCTCGAGGACTGCCCGATCCGCCGCGAGCCGTTCCTCAAGGTGACACCGCTCACGCTCGAAGAGGCCGTCCAGCCGGACATGCCGCATCCCGCGCCCTAA
- a CDS encoding cupin domain-containing protein, with product MADMKVIRLTDTEIVKFGPDAVYQLILGDDAGTTPIRTGIQTSQPGYVAPVHSHPYMEVLHVLDGVAEAWMDGREDRKVRLEKGDTIALPPNVPHSFRVVGDQVLRLLGTHVSPRRIVEYKDGRTTDARGYQTLDG from the coding sequence ATGGCTGACATGAAAGTGATCCGTCTCACCGACACCGAGATCGTCAAGTTCGGTCCGGACGCCGTCTACCAGCTCATCCTCGGCGACGATGCGGGCACAACGCCGATACGTACCGGCATCCAGACGTCCCAGCCCGGGTATGTCGCGCCGGTGCATTCGCACCCCTACATGGAAGTCCTGCACGTCCTGGACGGCGTAGCCGAGGCCTGGATGGATGGCCGGGAGGATCGCAAAGTCCGGCTGGAAAAGGGCGACACCATCGCGCTGCCTCCGAACGTCCCGCACAGCTTCCGCGTCGTCGGCGATCAGGTGCTGAGGCTCCTGGGGACCCACGTCTCGCCGAGGCGGATCGTGGAGTACAAGGACGGCCGCACGACCGATGCAAGGGGCTACCAGACCCTCGACGGCTGA
- a CDS encoding TIGR03618 family F420-dependent PPOX class oxidoreductase: protein MSLDDTAIQRFLATKQVALLATVRADGAPLAMPMWFLHDAATVTMISVEGTQKVHNLRRDPRVCVVAEAGGGGGDIRGVTVLGRAEFLDDGPARRALIERFHEKYPRLATLWGGRVMPANRVMFRIAPERVKSWGLA, encoded by the coding sequence ATGAGCCTTGACGACACGGCGATCCAGAGATTTCTCGCGACCAAGCAGGTCGCGCTGCTCGCCACGGTGCGGGCGGACGGCGCGCCGCTGGCGATGCCGATGTGGTTTCTCCACGACGCGGCGACCGTGACCATGATCAGCGTCGAGGGCACCCAGAAGGTCCACAACCTGCGCCGTGACCCGCGGGTCTGCGTGGTGGCCGAGGCCGGCGGCGGGGGCGGGGACATACGCGGCGTGACCGTGCTCGGGCGCGCGGAGTTTTTGGACGACGGTCCCGCGCGGCGCGCCCTCATCGAGCGCTTCCACGAGAAATACCCTCGCCTGGCGACCCTGTGGGGTGGCCGGGTGATGCCTGCGAACCGCGTGATGTTCAGGATCGCGCCTGAACGGGTGAAGAGCTGGGGGCTCGCCTGA